DNA from Arthrobacter sp. PvP023:
CACGCAGTACAGGAAGCCGCGAGCCGGCTGGACCAGGCGGGCTTCACCGGCCTGGACGAACTGGCGGCATGGCCGGCCGGCAGTGGCACGAATGGCGGTGGGGCGGGGCGGTTCTATGTGGTCCGCGACGGCGCCCTGATCGCATGGGTGACTCCGAAGAATGCCGGACCGACCACCGGCTTCAACATCCTCGGGGCACACACCGATTCGCCGTCATTCAAACTCAAGCCCAAGCCCACCACGGGAAAATTCGGCTGGCTGCAGGCCGGTGTGGAGGTCTACGGCGGCCCCCTGCTCAATTCCTGGCTGGACCGGGAACTGCAGCTGGCCGGCCGGCTGGTGATGCTGGACGGTACACAGCGCCTGACCGCCACCGGTCCGCTGCTGAGGTTCCCGCAGCTCGCCATCCACCTGGATCGCGCGGTCAATGAGGGCCTGGTGCTGGACAAGCAGCAGCACATGAATCCCGTCTTTGGGCTCGGCGATCCGGGAGCCGAGGACCTCCTCGCGCTGCTGGCCGAACGGGCCACCGCAGCGGCTCCCGGCTCCGCGCCGGTGGATCCGGGACAGATCGGCGGGTACGACGTCGTTGTGGCAGACACGCAACCGGCCGCGGTTTTCGGGGCCAAGGGTGAGTTCTTTGCCTCCGGACGGCTGGACAACCTGTCCGCCACCCATGCCGGCCTGGCCGCGCTCATCGCACATGCCGAGGCCGGAGACCAGGAGGACGGGGGCCCCGTCGCGGTACTGGCGGCGTTCGACCACGAGGAGATCGGTTCCAACTCGCGGTCGGGGGCCTGCGGACCGCTCCTCGAAGACGTCTTGGTGCGCATCTCGGACGGCCTCGGGGCGTCGGCCAGCCAGCGC
Protein-coding regions in this window:
- a CDS encoding M18 family aminopeptidase; protein product: MPSHATAADHIQDLGAYVSASPSSFHAVQEAASRLDQAGFTGLDELAAWPAGSGTNGGGAGRFYVVRDGALIAWVTPKNAGPTTGFNILGAHTDSPSFKLKPKPTTGKFGWLQAGVEVYGGPLLNSWLDRELQLAGRLVMLDGTQRLTATGPLLRFPQLAIHLDRAVNEGLVLDKQQHMNPVFGLGDPGAEDLLALLAERATAAAPGSAPVDPGQIGGYDVVVADTQPAAVFGAKGEFFASGRLDNLSATHAGLAALIAHAEAGDQEDGGPVAVLAAFDHEEIGSNSRSGACGPLLEDVLVRISDGLGASASQRRQALAASFCVSADAGHAVHPNYAERHDPVNRPVLNGGPLLKINANQRYATDGPGAAFWARLCSDAGVPYQEFVSNNVMPCGSTIGPLTATRLGIRTVDVGVPLLSMHSARELCGVEDPFRLARVTELFFRTAA